One bacterium genomic window, ACCGCACGGACGTTACAGGCCTAGGCGGGCGATCAGAGAAGAAAGTACGTGCCGGGATGTTAGTGCAGCCCGGTCAGATATAAGAGACCATGAAACAATTCAAGCGTTCGGACAGGCTACAGGAGCAGATGTTGCGGGATGTTTCCACGCTTCTGGAGTCGCCGTTGCGGGAACAGGGTCCGGGGTTATTGACCTTTACCCGCGTGAAGATGACGAATGACCTTCGCTATGCAACCATCTACTATTCGTTCCTGGGAGATGCCGAGGCACGCAAGCGTGCGGAAGGGTATCTGGAGAGAGAACGAGGATGGATCCGGACGCAACTCGGGAGGAACCTTCGGGTTCGCAATATCCCCGAGATCACCTTTAAGTTTGATCCCTCGATCGAAGAGGGGATCCGCATCGAGCAGCTCTTTGCGCAGATCAGGAATGAAGGCAATAAAGACTCGTGATCTCATTACGGTGGCCATGCCGACCGCCGCAATCACTTCGATCTTAAAGGCGGCCGAGCGGGTCCTGGTGGTATCGCACATTGATCCCGATGGAGACGCGCTGGGAACGCAGTTGGCCTTTGGTGAGTATCTGAAAAGCCAGGGGAAGCAGGTCTTCCTGGTGCGCGATTCGGAGATCCCGGCCAAGTATCAGTTTCTATCCGGAATTGATGATATCCAGTTAACCAGCACGCTCCCCAAGGGATTTGCCGTTGATACCGCGGTAGTGTTGGAATGTCCGACCATCGCGCGAGTCGGTTCCGCTTCGGCGTATCTTATTCCTGGCGTCAGGATCATCAATATCGATCATCACCGGGATAACGATGCATTTGGTGAAGTGAATTGGGTAGATATCTCATCCTCCTCTGTTGGAGAGATGACGTACGAGTTTTTGAGCGCAGTTGGGCACCAGATCACACCGGAGGACGCGACCTGTTTGTATACGGCGATCCTGACCGACACCGGGCGGTTCCGGTATGCCTCGACCTCGCCACGGACGATGGCAATCGCGGGCGAGCTGATCGAATTGGGAGCCGATCCGCATTTGATCACGGAGAAGGTTTATTACAACATGCGCCCCTCGAGCATGAAGCTGACCGGCAAAGTGCTCAACAGCATCGAGTATTTTTGCATGGGGCGAGTCTGTATTCTCTCTTTGACGCAGGATATGCTGAAAGAGTCAGGAGCGGTGGAATCGGAGTCAGATGGGCTGGTAGATTTCACTCTCTTTACCGAGGGAGTGAAAGCCGGTGCACTGGTCAAAGAACTGCAGAACGGACAGACCAAAGTGTCGTTTCGTTCGCAGGATGGGATCAACGTGGCAGAGTTAGCCTACCGCTATGGCGGCGGCGGACACTTTAATGCCGCAGGGTGCACGATCCCGAAGCCTTTTGCTGAAGCGCGGGTGGAAGTTGCCCGCATGCTTTGTGAGGCTGATCATGGCGTGGCTTAACAAACATTCCGGAGTTTTACTGTTCGACAAACCGTCGGGCGTGACCAGCCATGATATGGTCTACCGCGTTCGTCGGATATTGCAGCAGCAGGAAGTCGGCCACACCGGGACGCTTGATCCGATGGCAACCGGGTTGCTGGTGATGTGCGTCGGAAGAGCGACCAAGATAGCGCAGTTCATTTCGAATCTTGAGAAATGCTATCTGGCGGAAGTGAAACTGGGGTTGAGTTCGGCAACGTATGATGCCGAAGGGCTCGATCCGCACGCCGTGCCGGTTGAGACATCGCACGTGACTGAGTCAGAGGTCCTGGCGGTGATGAATGGATTTCTTGGGACGCAGATGCAACAGGTCCCGGCGCATTCAGCGGTCAAGATCAACGGTCAGCATTTGTACGAGTTGGCTCGCAATGGACAGGAACTCGAGTTGCCGGAACGGGAAGTGACGATCACTTCGTTGCGGCTTGAGTCGTTTGCGGATGCGACGATCCGATTTGAAGTCTGCTGTTCCAAGGGGACATATATCCGGAGTCTGGCACATCAGATCGGGCAGCAACTGGGATGTGGAGCATATCTTTCAGCGTTAAGGCGAACCTCGGTAGGGCCGTTTTCGGTGCTGGATGCCGTCACGCCGATCCATCTGGCTCAACTGGCAGACGAAGGAAAAGCCGGCAGTGCGTTGATGCCGATCGATCAGGTCTTGCAGTTCGGCGCGATCTGTATACAGGATTCTTTCCGGCAGCAGGTTGGTTTTGGACGGATGCCCGCCTGGACTGATGTCAATCGGATCGAAGGCGTATTCGAGCCGGGAGATCGAGTGGTGATCAAGAGTATGGCCGGCGAAGTGCTGGCAGTCGGGATTGCAGGTTCGAGTTCAAACGAGTTTACGAAGCATGGTGGACAGCCGGTCTCGAGTTATGTGAGAGTATTGGCATGACGGCGCGATTTGTGTACGACATCGCGCAGTATCATCCGTCGTCGACCGGGGTTGTAGCAACGCTGGGGACGTTTGATGGGATACATCGCGGCCACCAGGCGATCTTCAGCCGCGTAAAGGAAGTGAGCAAAGCGAGCGGACTTCCGGCAGTGTTGGTGACATTCGATCCGCATCCGCGCTTTGTCGTGTCACCGGAACATGCGCCGTTGTTGCTGACGACCACGCCGGAGAAGGAAGAGTTCATACCGGCCTACTTTGACGGCCAGGTAGTGGTGCTTCCGTTCACGAAGGAGCTGATGAATCTGTCGGCGGAGGAATTCGTCAAGCAGATACTGCTGGATAAGCTGGGAGTAAAAAAGCTGATTGTCGGATATGATCATGCCTTTGGCAAAAACCGAAGCGGCAACACGACGGAGCTTCGTCGGATGGCCTCGGTCTACGGGTTTGAGTTGGAGGTAGTTGAACCGGTGATCATCGATGGTTCGGCGGTATCCTCGACGCGGATCCGCAATGCGATCCAGGGAAATTCATACGCTGAGGCACTCGACCTGCTCGGGCATAATTATGCGATCTACGGAACGGTAGAGCGCGGGATCGGCCTGGGGCGGAAGTTGGGGTATCCGACGGCGAATGTTAAATATAGTCCGATGAAACTTCTCCCGCCCGAGGGCGTCTATGCCTGCTGGGTTGAAATAGACGGCGAGGACAAGTGCGGGATGATGTTTATCGGAACGAATCACTTTAATCCATCGGGACGGGTGACGGTCGAAGCAAACTTGTTTGAGTTTGACCGGGATATCTACGACCATGAGATATCGGTTTACCCGACCCATTTCGTGCGATCCAACCAGCGGTTCGACTCAACGGCCGCATTGGTATCGCAGATCGAGCAAGACAAAATCAATGTTATGAGAATACTATCTAAAGGAGCAGAGAAATGCCAGTAACGAAAGAGCAGAAGGCGAAGGTGATCGAGCAGCATCGGCTGCACGGGACCGATACCGGCTCACCCGAGGTTCAGATCGCGCTGTTGACGGAACGGATCAACATGTTGACTGAGCACATGAAGACACACAAGAAGGATTTTCACACCCGCCACGGCCTGTTGAAGCTGGTCGGACAGCGGCGTCGCCTGTTGGATTATCTCAAGGATCGCGATATCGTAAGCTATCGCGCGGTACTTGGTGAACTTGGTCTGCGGCGATAACAAAGGAACTGAACACATTTATGGCACATAGAGTAGAATTTGAAATTGGCGGCCGGACGATGATCATCGAAACCGGCAAGATGGCGAAACAGGCGAACGGCGCCGTGACGGTACAGTATGCGGACTCCATGGTGGTCGCGACGGTATGCGCGATGCAGGAGCCCAAGGAAGGGCAGGACTTCTTCCCGCTGACAGTCGAATATCGTGAGAAGTCATACGCCGCGGGTAAGATCCCGGGCGGGTTCTTCAAGCGTGAGGGGCGTCCGTCGGAGAAGGAGATCCTTTCCGCGCGTATTATCGATCGCCCAATCCGTCCGCTTTTCCCGGACGATTATTATGGCGAAACGCAGATCATCTGCTACGTCATATCACACGACCAGAAAAACGACACCGACATCCTTGGGTTGATCGGGTCGGCCGCGGCGATCGCGGTATCGGATGTTCCGATGCAGAAGACGATCGCCGGCGTGCGCGTAGGCCGTATCGACGGGCAGTTTGTGATCAATCCGACGATCGACACACTTGAGGAAGCGGATATCAATATCACGATGGCCGGCTCTGCCGATAGTATCGCGATGGTCGAAGGCGCGGCGGGCGAGGTCTCGGAAGAGGATATCATCCAGGCGCTGATGTTCGGTCACGAGCATATCAAACAGGTGGTCGCGCAGATCGAGAAGCTGGCGGCGATGGTAGGGAAGAAGAAATTTTCCTATACGCCGGTGGTGAAGGATGCGGCGATCGAAGCTCGCGTCAAAGAACTCGCCGGCAAGAAGTATGACGATTTCAACCGGATCGCCGACAAGGATACTCGTCGGGAGTCCAAGCGGGCCCTGAAGAAAGAGATCCTTGAGACGTTGAAGCCTGAGTTCCCGGACAAAAAGAACGCGATCAATAACGTTCTGGAAGAGCTGGATTCTCACTCGATGCGCTCGATGATCCTGAATACGGGTAAGCGAATCGATGGCCGCGGGCCAGATGACATTCGCGAGATCACCTGCGAAGTGGGCGTGCTTCCGCGCGCGCACGGCTCGGCGTTGTTCACACGTGGACAGACGCAGGCGTTGGTGGCCGTGACCCTGGGGACCAAGATGGATGAGCAGCGATTGGACGAACTCGAAGGCGAGTCGACCAAGAGCTATATGCTGCATTACAACTTCCCGCCGTTCTCGACTGGCGAGACGAAGATGATCCGCGGCACCAGCCGTCGTGAGATCGGTCACGGCAATCTTGCCGAGCGGGCGTTGATCCCGGTGATCCCGTCGGAGATTCACTTCCCGTACACGGTACGAGTGGTGTCCGATATCATGGAATCGAACGGTTCGTCCTCGATGGCGACGGTCTGCGGAGCATCGCTGGCGTTCATGGATGCCGGTGTGCCGATCAAGACGGCGATCGCGGGCATCGCGATGGGGTTGATCCAGGAAAACGACAAGACGGTCGTGTTGACCGATATTCTCGGTGACGAGGATCATTTCGGCGACATGGACTTCAAGGTAGCCGGTTCGAAAGATGGCGTCACTTCGATCCAGATGGATATCAAGATCCAGGGATTGGATGTTGAGACGATGCGGACGGCGCTTGATCGCGCCCGGGTCGCGCGTTTGAGTATTCTGGACAATATGAATCGCACGATCTCGAAGCATCGCGACCAGTTGTCCGAGTACGCGCCACGCATCCTGATACTGAAGATCAATCCGTCGAAGATCGGTGAGGTGATTGGCCCCGGTGGCAAGGTGATCCGCGCGATCATCGAAGAGACCGGCGCGAAGATCGATATCAGCGATGACGGCACGGTGTTGATCGCCTCGGTCGACGGCGAAGCCGGACGTCGCGCATTGGCCCGCGTCCAGGAGATCGTCGAAGAGCCGGAGATCGGCCGGACATACAATGGTCTGGTGCGACGGATCGCCGAATTCGGCGCGTTTGTCGAGATCCTTCCGGGGACCGATGGTCTGGTGCACATTTCCGAGCTGGATGTCAACCGCGTTCGTCGCGTGGAAGATATCTGCAAGGTGGGTGACCGGATGGAAGTGAAAGTGATCAATGTCGACGGTGACGGGAAGATCCGCCTCTCTCGCAAAGCGCTCCTGACGCAGAAGCAGGATGCCTAGGCGAGAAGCCGCGATATGGTCGCACACAAGAAGCATTCTATCACAGATGGCAGCGTATATCGCAAGACGGAGCTCAGAAATGGGCTCCGTATCGTTACGGAGACGCTGCCATCAGTGCGTTCGATAGCGATCGGCGTCTGGGTTGATGTCGGATCGCGAAATGAGACACCGGAAGAGAATGGGCTTTCCCATTTCGTGGAGCATATGCTGTTCAAGGGGTCGCACAAGCGATCAGCACGGGAATTGGCAGCAGCTCTGGAAACGCTAGGCGGTTCCCTCAACGGCTTCACTTCGCGCGAACAGACCTGCTATTATGCCCGGGTTCTCGATGAACATCTGCCGATAGCGGTGGATGTCCTGGCGGATCTGACCTGCAATGCGACATTGACTGCACAGCATGTCAATCGCGAAAAGCAGGTTGTCTGCGAGGAGATCAAAGAGGCGCTGGATAATCCTTCGGATAAGATCCACGATGTTTTCTCGCGTACCTTCTGGGGGAAACACCCCTTGGGTCAGCCGATCATGGGATCGCAGGAGATCATCAAGGGGTTGACTCGTCCCGGAGTGGTTGATTTCGTCAAGAAGAACTATCGCGCCGAATCGATCGTGATCGCGGCATCTGGGTCGATCAGTCATGAACGAATAGTCGCGCTGGTAAAGAAGCATTTCAAATTCGGCGAGGGGGCATCGGCGCCCGCGCCTCGTGCAAATGAACCGGCGACACTGAAGATCAATATCGAGTCGAACCGTTCCAAGCAGACGCATGTTTGTATTGGCTTCCCGGCGTTGCCATATGAATCCACCGAGCGGATGACCTTGCTGGCGCTCAGTTCATATCTGGGCGGCGGGATGTCCTCGGTGTTGTTCCAGAAGATCCGAGAGGATCGTGGGCTGGCGTATTCGGTGTATACCTTCAATGATTTCTATCGCGATACCGGAATATTCGGCATCTATCTCGGGACAGACCAAAAGCATCTCAACAAAGGTGTCGACTTGATCCTGACCGAGTTGAAGAATATGCGGAAGAAAAAGCTGGCGACCTCGGATCTGAATAAGCTCAAATCGCAGATGAAGGGGCATTTGATCCTGAGCCAGGAATCGACGAACAGCCGAATGAATCGGCTGGCACGCCAGGAGTTGCTGATCGGCGGCTATCAGCCGTTGACCGATATGGTCACGGAGATCGAAGCAGTATCGGCAAAGCGGTTGCAGGATCTGGCGAATCGAATATTCGATGAATCCCGCGCGGTAGCGGCGGTGCTGGGGCCAGTCCCCAAAGGCGCTTTGGATGGCGCATTCTGACCGAGTGACTCAATCAGGAGTCGAGCACGCGGCGCCAGCAGTCTTGGTTTTTCACAAGCTGCAGGCGTCGTTTTCGTTTGGGGCTACTAATTACTCGCCAAAACGATTCGCAAAATTGCTCCATCGGCTGAACTCAAACGGGACCAGGTTCACGGTGACGTTTGATGACGGATACCAGCACTTGGCAAACAATCTTCCAGCCCTCATGGACCGATACCAATTTCATCCGACCATATTCGTGCCGACCGGATGGATCGGAAAACCAAATAGCTGGGATTACAGTCATTGGTTTCGACGCGAGCCGCATTTGGAACGTCGAGAGATCCGGGAACTGGCAAATATTGGAGTGATATTCGGTTCGCATGGGCATAGTCATGTTGACCTGACCGCGGCATCGGAGCGGAAGCTCAAGATGGAATTGCGACAGTCGCGTGAGATTCTGAGCGATCTGGCGGCCAGAGAGATCACGGCAATCAGTTATCCGTTCGGGCGCCATAATGAGATGGTGCTTGAGGCGGCGGAATGGGCAGGTTATACGGCCGGATATACCATGACATTGCCGATGTCGAGCGATCATGTGCTATCCCAGGGGCGCATTCCGGTGTATGGATATGACACGATGTTGACGATCCGGAATAAGATGGGTCAGGGAGTGTGGCATCGGATCGAGGCTCTCAAAGTCTCCATTACCAATCAGTTATCGGGTGGGACAATCCTCCTCAACCGCATGCGGCGGTTGGACTAAACTCTTGCGGGTGATTGCCGTTCTTACTACCATAGGTTCTTGAGGTTACTGAAGGAAAAGGTATGACAACACCGATAAAAACGGGACAAAAATACGATTTCGCCGCAATCGAGGCGAAGTGGCAGGCACGCTGGGAGAAAGATCAGGCTTTTCGCGGTTCCGATTCTCCTGACCCCAAGAACAAGTTTTACATGCTGGTTATGTTCGCGTATCCCTCCGGAGATATCCATATGGGGCATTTCCGGAATTATATCATTGGTGATGCGGTAGCGCGCCTCCAGATGATGCTGGGGAAGGAAGTAATCTACCCGTTTGGTTGGGACGCGTTCGGGTTGCCAGCAGAGCGCGCGGCGATTCAGCGGAATATTCATCCATCGGAGTGGACGGAGAAGAATATCGGGGTATCGCGGTCGACGCTTCAGAAGGTAGGAATCGCGTTTGACTGGTCGCGCGAAGTGGTGACCTGTGCCCCTGACTATTACAAATGGACCCAGTGGATTTTCATCCAGTTG contains:
- a CDS encoding bifunctional oligoribonuclease/PAP phosphatase NrnA — protein: MKAIKTRDLITVAMPTAAITSILKAAERVLVVSHIDPDGDALGTQLAFGEYLKSQGKQVFLVRDSEIPAKYQFLSGIDDIQLTSTLPKGFAVDTAVVLECPTIARVGSASAYLIPGVRIINIDHHRDNDAFGEVNWVDISSSSVGEMTYEFLSAVGHQITPEDATCLYTAILTDTGRFRYASTSPRTMAIAGELIELGADPHLITEKVYYNMRPSSMKLTGKVLNSIEYFCMGRVCILSLTQDMLKESGAVESESDGLVDFTLFTEGVKAGALVKELQNGQTKVSFRSQDGINVAELAYRYGGGGHFNAAGCTIPKPFAEARVEVARMLCEADHGVA
- a CDS encoding bifunctional riboflavin kinase/FAD synthetase — protein: MTARFVYDIAQYHPSSTGVVATLGTFDGIHRGHQAIFSRVKEVSKASGLPAVLVTFDPHPRFVVSPEHAPLLLTTTPEKEEFIPAYFDGQVVVLPFTKELMNLSAEEFVKQILLDKLGVKKLIVGYDHAFGKNRSGNTTELRRMASVYGFELEVVEPVIIDGSAVSSTRIRNAIQGNSYAEALDLLGHNYAIYGTVERGIGLGRKLGYPTANVKYSPMKLLPPEGVYACWVEIDGEDKCGMMFIGTNHFNPSGRVTVEANLFEFDRDIYDHEISVYPTHFVRSNQRFDSTAALVSQIEQDKINVMRILSKGAEKCQ
- the pnp gene encoding polyribonucleotide nucleotidyltransferase; amino-acid sequence: MAHRVEFEIGGRTMIIETGKMAKQANGAVTVQYADSMVVATVCAMQEPKEGQDFFPLTVEYREKSYAAGKIPGGFFKREGRPSEKEILSARIIDRPIRPLFPDDYYGETQIICYVISHDQKNDTDILGLIGSAAAIAVSDVPMQKTIAGVRVGRIDGQFVINPTIDTLEEADINITMAGSADSIAMVEGAAGEVSEEDIIQALMFGHEHIKQVVAQIEKLAAMVGKKKFSYTPVVKDAAIEARVKELAGKKYDDFNRIADKDTRRESKRALKKEILETLKPEFPDKKNAINNVLEELDSHSMRSMILNTGKRIDGRGPDDIREITCEVGVLPRAHGSALFTRGQTQALVAVTLGTKMDEQRLDELEGESTKSYMLHYNFPPFSTGETKMIRGTSRREIGHGNLAERALIPVIPSEIHFPYTVRVVSDIMESNGSSSMATVCGASLAFMDAGVPIKTAIAGIAMGLIQENDKTVVLTDILGDEDHFGDMDFKVAGSKDGVTSIQMDIKIQGLDVETMRTALDRARVARLSILDNMNRTISKHRDQLSEYAPRILILKINPSKIGEVIGPGGKVIRAIIEETGAKIDISDDGTVLIASVDGEAGRRALARVQEIVEEPEIGRTYNGLVRRIAEFGAFVEILPGTDGLVHISELDVNRVRRVEDICKVGDRMEVKVINVDGDGKIRLSRKALLTQKQDA
- the rpsO gene encoding 30S ribosomal protein S15, giving the protein MPVTKEQKAKVIEQHRLHGTDTGSPEVQIALLTERINMLTEHMKTHKKDFHTRHGLLKLVGQRRRLLDYLKDRDIVSYRAVLGELGLRR
- the truB gene encoding tRNA pseudouridine(55) synthase TruB — its product is MAWLNKHSGVLLFDKPSGVTSHDMVYRVRRILQQQEVGHTGTLDPMATGLLVMCVGRATKIAQFISNLEKCYLAEVKLGLSSATYDAEGLDPHAVPVETSHVTESEVLAVMNGFLGTQMQQVPAHSAVKINGQHLYELARNGQELELPEREVTITSLRLESFADATIRFEVCCSKGTYIRSLAHQIGQQLGCGAYLSALRRTSVGPFSVLDAVTPIHLAQLADEGKAGSALMPIDQVLQFGAICIQDSFRQQVGFGRMPAWTDVNRIEGVFEPGDRVVIKSMAGEVLAVGIAGSSSNEFTKHGGQPVSSYVRVLA
- a CDS encoding polysaccharide deacetylase family protein, which gives rise to MAHSDRVTQSGVEHAAPAVLVFHKLQASFSFGATNYSPKRFAKLLHRLNSNGTRFTVTFDDGYQHLANNLPALMDRYQFHPTIFVPTGWIGKPNSWDYSHWFRREPHLERREIRELANIGVIFGSHGHSHVDLTAASERKLKMELRQSREILSDLAAREITAISYPFGRHNEMVLEAAEWAGYTAGYTMTLPMSSDHVLSQGRIPVYGYDTMLTIRNKMGQGVWHRIEALKVSITNQLSGGTILLNRMRRLD
- a CDS encoding insulinase family protein; its protein translation is MRSIAIGVWVDVGSRNETPEENGLSHFVEHMLFKGSHKRSARELAAALETLGGSLNGFTSREQTCYYARVLDEHLPIAVDVLADLTCNATLTAQHVNREKQVVCEEIKEALDNPSDKIHDVFSRTFWGKHPLGQPIMGSQEIIKGLTRPGVVDFVKKNYRAESIVIAASGSISHERIVALVKKHFKFGEGASAPAPRANEPATLKINIESNRSKQTHVCIGFPALPYESTERMTLLALSSYLGGGMSSVLFQKIREDRGLAYSVYTFNDFYRDTGIFGIYLGTDQKHLNKGVDLILTELKNMRKKKLATSDLNKLKSQMKGHLILSQESTNSRMNRLARQELLIGGYQPLTDMVTEIEAVSAKRLQDLANRIFDESRAVAAVLGPVPKGALDGAF
- the rbfA gene encoding 30S ribosome-binding factor RbfA, which encodes MKQFKRSDRLQEQMLRDVSTLLESPLREQGPGLLTFTRVKMTNDLRYATIYYSFLGDAEARKRAEGYLERERGWIRTQLGRNLRVRNIPEITFKFDPSIEEGIRIEQLFAQIRNEGNKDS